In Streptomyces sclerotialus, the DNA window AACACAGGTCCGTGCGAAGCCGTAAGGCGATGTATACGGACTGACGCCTGCCCGGTGCTGGAACGTTAAGGGGACCGGTTAGCTTGGTTTCGACCAGGCGAAGCTGAGAACTTAAGCGCCAGTAAACGGCGGTGGTAACTATAACCATCCTAAGGTAGCGAAATTCCTTGTCGGGTAAGTTCCGACCTGCACGAATGGCGTAACGACTTCTCGACTGTCTCAACCATAGGCCCGGTGAAATTGCACTACGAGTAAAGATGCTCGTTTCGCGCAGCAGGACGGAAAGACCCCGGGACCTTTACTATAGCTTGATATTGGTGTTCGGTTCGGCTTGTGTAGGATAGGTGGGAGACTGTGAAGCCGTGACGCCAGTCATGGTGGAGTCATTGTTGAAATACCACTCTGGTCGTGCTGGATGTCTAACCTGGGTCCGTGATCCGGATCAGGGACAGTGTCTGGTGGGTAGTTTAACTGGGGCGGTTGCCTCCCAAAGGGTAACGGAGGCGCCCAAAGGTTCCCTCAGCCTGGTTGGCAATCAGGTGTTGAGTGTAAGTGCACAAGGGAGCTTGACTGTGAGACTGACGGGTCGAGCAGGGACGAAAGTCGGGACTAGTGATCCGGCGGTGGCTTGTGGAAGCGCCGTCGCTCAACGGATAAAAGGTACCCCGGGGATAACAGGCTGATCTTCCCCAAGAGTCCATATCGACGGGATGGTTTGGCACCTCGATGTCGGCTCGTCGCATCCTGGGGCTGGAGTCGGTCCCAAGGGTTGGGCTGTTCGCCCATTAAAGCGGTACGCGAGCTGGGTTTAGAACGTCGTGAGACAGTTCGGTCCCTATCCGCTGTGCGCGTAGGAGTATTGAGAAGGGCTGTCCCTAGTACGAGAGGACCGGGACGGACGAACCTCTGGTGTGCCAGTTGTCCTGCCAAGGGCATGGCTGGTTGGCTACGTTCGGGAGGGATAACCGCTGAAAGCATCTAAGCGGGAAGCCTGCTTCGAGATGAGTGCTCCCACCTCCTTGAGAGGGTAAGGCTCCCAGTAGACGACTGGGTTGATAGGCCAGATATGGAAGCCCGGTAACGGGTGGAGTTGACTGGTACTAATAGGCCGAGGGCTTGTCCTCAGTTGCTCGCGTCCACTGTGTTTGTTCTGAAGTAACGAACTCGCCTTGTCGGCTGGAGTTGTTATCTTCATAGTGTTTCGGTGGTCATAGCGTTAGGGAAACGCCCGGTTACATTTCGAACCCGGAAGCTAAGCCTTTCAGCGCCGATGGTACTGCAGGGGGGACCCTGTGGGAGAGTAGGACGCCGCCGAACAATTTTTGTGGGAAAGCCCCGCACCGTATGGTGCGGGGCTTTCCTGCGTTCTAGGCTTCGATGATGGATTATGAGATCAGGCCGGTGTCGGCCGGCGAATGGCGCAGCCTCAAGGAGCTGCGGCTCTCGGCCCTTTCGGACCCGGCGGCCTCCATCGCCTTCCTCACGACCTACGCGCAGGCGTCCGCATACCCCGACGAGCAGTGGCAGGAGAACGCTCGGGCGAGCGAGCTCGGAAGCCGCGTCGTGACGTACGTCGGGGTGGCTTCCGACGGTGGCTGGGCCGGGATGGCAACCGTACTCCTGGAGACTCCGGAGCAGCCGAAGGCCAAGGTGGTGGGCTTCTACGTACGTCCTGAGCACCGGCGGACGGGGCTGGCAGGCGCGTTGCTGCGGGCTGCGGTCGAGCGTGCCACCGAGGGCCCGGCAGGCGCGGAGAGCGTCTTCCTGTCGGTGCACGAGCGCAACGTCCGCGCGCAACGGCTGTACGAGGCGCACGGGTTCGTGCGTACGGGCGAGGACGAGGAGGACGACACGGGGAGGATATGGGAGTACGCAAAGAAGCGGACTCCGTGAGCCGACGGAGGCGGTCCCGTGGGCCGACGGGAAGCGTTCCCCGAGAGCCGGTCGGCCTCCGGGAGGTCAGGCCGGCGGTGAGAAGTGCGGCCAGCGGGCGCGGGCCTGCTCGGGGGAGCGGAGCGTGGCGAGCGTCAGCAGGCCCTGTGCGGCGCCCGATTCGATGAGCGCGGGGAGGGCCGGCAGGGGCGCGAGGGCCGCGATGTCGTCGAGTACCAGGGTGAGTGGTGGGTCGAGGCGACCGTCAGATGACCGTTCGGCCATGCGGCGGCCGCGCTCGACCACGCTGGAGACGAGTGCGGTGAGCAAGGGCATCGCACCCGGTGCGGTACGCGGATCCTCGATCGACTCGCCCGCAACATAAAGCGTTCCCCCTTCGGCGACAAATGATTCGAGCGCGAGCGCATCGGATCGCCCTGGATTGCAAGCGTCGCGGATGTGCACCGAAGAGAGGGCGGCGAGCGCGCGGGCGACCAGCTGCTGTGCCATGTCGCGGCGTTCGGGGTGCGCGGTCAGTACGGACTCCAGCTCGCCGGCCCGGCCGGACGCGGCCTTGGAGTTCGTACGGAGAATGCGTACGGGCTCGTGCGCGGCGCCGCTGCCCTGGGCCCAGCGGTGGATCTGCCGGAACGGCCGGCCGTCCACGGCGGCCGCGTGCAGCCAGCAGCGCAGCAGCGTTTCCGCGGCGTCGGCCAGGGCCGAA includes these proteins:
- a CDS encoding GNAT family N-acetyltransferase, with translation MDYEIRPVSAGEWRSLKELRLSALSDPAASIAFLTTYAQASAYPDEQWQENARASELGSRVVTYVGVASDGGWAGMATVLLETPEQPKAKVVGFYVRPEHRRTGLAGALLRAAVERATEGPAGAESVFLSVHERNVRAQRLYEAHGFVRTGEDEEDDTGRIWEYAKKRTP